A single window of Leptospira dzoumogneensis DNA harbors:
- the recJ gene encoding single-stranded-DNA-specific exonuclease RecJ — translation MPQHGPDFQNLPNSSIQGLTPLQSHVFGTKFGGVSDPSKILTQNISDLPSPFLLPDMDESIRILQTAVKENKSILLYGDRDSDGVCSTSLLANFLRGIHPGKLTVKTSSEEDYGLCEPAMKYVREVKPDLLVTLDFGTSNSAEIEELNQEGMQVVVLDHHEIPDRIPSSCKLISPKRGDSLYPTEKICTSVISWKLITAWLYSTLEYYNSLVWIPDGETFFSGSLVKNGIKLFQGDKSEAEKRFSGTFIDWPTTSKTQYPEREVFYSQIHSSPAIWEQVLKNLDLASIGTITDMMPLVGENRIIVKEGCFTLQKIKTGEFSHRPGLEKLFSQLDLDKKKVLSRDLGWSIGPALNAAGRMQKTEAALGLLLSNSDKEAESLATDLLKLNEERRERTKRNLFRVEGFLKRKRERTERPILFCYEPDFEPGVSGIVATRLVEQYKRPVVFIAPDHGHAKGSVRAYGSENVLNLLKKAENVFHQFGGHKEAGGFSLSIDQIPKLAEILFQEAGSWLESENITGLQEETKSLVSLRPQELRENLYTELGLFEPFGMENPAPLLSIKGARILSYRPLSDGKHARFKILASSESIQCIVWNKAEEFSKTLRDKGELDLWGSLEENTFRGKTSLQFVIQSFE, via the coding sequence ATGCCCCAGCATGGACCGGATTTTCAGAACCTACCAAATTCTTCCATACAAGGTCTAACTCCCCTCCAGTCCCATGTGTTCGGGACAAAATTCGGAGGGGTTTCTGATCCTTCTAAGATTCTCACCCAAAATATTTCAGATCTTCCTTCTCCGTTCTTATTACCGGACATGGATGAATCTATCCGCATTCTTCAAACAGCAGTTAAAGAAAACAAGTCCATCTTACTCTATGGGGATAGGGACAGCGATGGTGTTTGTTCCACAAGTTTACTCGCCAATTTTCTAAGAGGAATTCATCCGGGAAAACTCACAGTCAAAACTTCCAGCGAAGAAGATTACGGACTATGCGAACCTGCGATGAAATATGTGAGAGAAGTCAAACCCGACCTGCTCGTAACACTTGACTTCGGAACAAGCAATAGCGCGGAAATAGAAGAATTGAACCAAGAAGGAATGCAGGTAGTGGTCCTGGACCACCATGAAATTCCGGACAGAATACCTTCTTCTTGCAAACTTATCTCTCCTAAAAGAGGAGATTCCCTTTATCCTACGGAAAAGATCTGCACTTCCGTTATTTCCTGGAAACTGATCACTGCATGGCTTTATTCTACATTAGAATATTATAATTCTTTGGTCTGGATACCGGATGGAGAGACATTTTTCAGCGGTTCTCTTGTAAAAAACGGGATCAAACTTTTCCAAGGAGACAAGTCGGAAGCAGAAAAACGTTTTTCCGGGACTTTTATAGATTGGCCTACAACTTCTAAAACTCAGTATCCTGAAAGAGAAGTTTTCTATTCTCAAATCCATTCTTCTCCTGCGATCTGGGAACAAGTCCTGAAAAATCTAGATCTTGCTTCTATCGGAACGATCACCGACATGATGCCTCTTGTGGGAGAAAATAGGATCATAGTCAAAGAAGGTTGTTTTACTCTACAAAAGATCAAAACGGGAGAATTTTCACATCGTCCCGGTTTGGAAAAACTTTTCTCTCAATTGGATCTAGATAAGAAGAAGGTACTCTCCAGAGATTTGGGATGGAGCATCGGTCCCGCATTGAACGCTGCCGGCAGAATGCAAAAAACGGAAGCTGCACTCGGACTTCTTCTTTCGAACTCGGATAAGGAAGCGGAATCTTTGGCAACGGACCTTCTCAAATTAAATGAAGAAAGAAGAGAGAGGACCAAAAGAAATTTATTCAGGGTAGAAGGTTTTCTAAAAAGAAAAAGAGAAAGAACAGAAAGACCGATCCTTTTCTGTTATGAGCCCGATTTTGAACCTGGAGTTTCAGGGATCGTTGCCACAAGACTTGTGGAACAATACAAAAGACCCGTCGTATTCATAGCGCCCGATCACGGACATGCAAAAGGAAGTGTAAGAGCTTACGGAAGTGAGAATGTTTTAAACCTTCTCAAAAAAGCGGAGAATGTTTTTCACCAATTCGGCGGTCATAAAGAAGCGGGAGGATTTTCTCTTTCCATAGACCAGATCCCTAAACTTGCGGAAATTCTTTTCCAAGAAGCGGGAAGCTGGCTGGAATCGGAAAATATTACCGGCTTACAAGAAGAGACGAAAAGTTTGGTGAGTCTAAGACCCCAAGAGTTAAGAGAAAACTTATATACAGAGCTTGGATTATTCGAACCTTTCGGTATGGAAAATCCTGCTCCACTACTTTCCATAAAAGGAGCAAGAATACTTTCTTATCGTCCTTTGTCGGATGGCAAACATGCAAGGTTCAAAATTTTAGCCTCTTCCGAATCCATACAATGTATTGTCTGGAATAAGGCGGAAGAATTCTCGAAAACTTTAAGAGATAAAGGTGAGTTGGATCTTTGGGGTAGTTTAGAAGAGAACACTTTCAGAGGCAAAACAAGCCTTCAGTTCGTGATCCAATCTTTCGAATGA
- a CDS encoding cytochrome c biogenesis protein CcdA: MKKIRILLSLMSGQRAGLLIFFFFLTSSLQAQSQVVSESWMSSLNRWLETGISGSEFGFHSAIFLVLGGLCASLLPCVYPLYPITVGIIKARGETATNKMFHPLVYYAGLASMYFCFGLVAGISGGAFNTVLRFPGTNLFLAVVIFLLGLASLGILHLPIFPVKEWKGCQGWKGTFLLGMGAGFLSSPCVGPIVVAILIQVTAGVQSISVYSLAVSAFKMALFGLGLGLPFLFLGVFGLSLPRGGRWTRWIQIVLGFVVFYFAWSYYNKAMQLWSVPLDLSLGILVAALGVLATAYFYQPASLLRTERMKKALLLTGLICSSAILIRLAGWGVAPGGIKKDLVEEHGNLEWHRISDTAFETAKTEDRLVFADFYADWCSNCKAFEDLTLSDTNLNQALGKTILLKIKDDDKDFLIYENDPRFPELKIGLPFFVIFSPDGKVLFKTTNYLNTADMIRTIKGENIHASGE; the protein is encoded by the coding sequence ATGAAGAAAATTCGGATCCTTCTCTCCTTAATGTCTGGTCAAAGAGCCGGACTTCTAATATTCTTCTTTTTCCTAACTAGCTCCCTGCAAGCCCAATCCCAGGTAGTCTCCGAATCCTGGATGTCTTCTCTAAACAGATGGTTGGAGACGGGAATTTCCGGTTCAGAGTTCGGATTTCATTCCGCGATCTTTCTGGTCTTGGGAGGGCTTTGTGCCAGCCTCCTTCCTTGTGTTTATCCTTTGTATCCGATCACGGTCGGGATTATAAAAGCAAGGGGGGAAACCGCCACAAACAAAATGTTCCACCCTTTGGTGTATTATGCCGGGCTGGCTTCCATGTATTTTTGCTTCGGTCTTGTGGCGGGAATTTCAGGCGGAGCGTTCAATACTGTTTTAAGATTTCCTGGAACGAATCTATTTTTAGCCGTAGTTATTTTTTTATTGGGACTTGCTTCATTAGGAATTTTGCATTTACCGATTTTTCCCGTAAAAGAATGGAAAGGATGCCAAGGATGGAAGGGGACTTTCCTTTTGGGTATGGGAGCAGGTTTTTTATCTTCTCCTTGTGTAGGTCCGATCGTAGTTGCGATTTTGATCCAAGTGACTGCAGGGGTCCAAAGTATCAGCGTTTATTCTTTAGCTGTTTCCGCATTCAAGATGGCTTTGTTCGGACTAGGACTTGGATTGCCGTTCTTATTTTTAGGAGTGTTCGGTCTTTCTCTTCCTCGTGGAGGTAGATGGACCAGATGGATACAGATCGTTTTAGGATTTGTGGTCTTCTATTTTGCATGGTCTTATTATAATAAGGCAATGCAATTATGGTCCGTTCCTCTCGATCTGAGTCTTGGGATCCTGGTTGCTGCTCTTGGAGTTTTAGCAACTGCATACTTTTACCAACCGGCATCACTTCTTCGCACTGAAAGAATGAAGAAAGCATTACTTCTTACCGGATTGATCTGTTCCAGCGCCATCCTGATCCGGCTTGCAGGCTGGGGTGTTGCTCCCGGCGGGATCAAGAAGGATCTAGTGGAAGAACATGGGAATCTAGAGTGGCATAGGATTTCCGATACCGCATTCGAGACAGCTAAAACCGAAGATCGTTTGGTATTTGCGGATTTTTATGCGGATTGGTGCTCTAACTGTAAGGCTTTCGAGGACCTTACCTTATCCGATACGAACTTGAACCAGGCACTCGGCAAAACCATTCTTTTAAAGATCAAGGACGATGATAAGGATTTTCTAATATATGAGAATGATCCTAGATTTCCTGAATTAAAGATCGGACTTCCATTCTTTGTGATCTTCTCCCCGGACGGTAAGGTCCTTTTTAAAACTACGAATTATTTGAATACTGCTGATATGATCCGCACTATCAAAGGTGAGAATATCCACGCCTCAGGCGAATAG
- a CDS encoding alginate export family protein has product MGTLWAQDAAPPKQETVTQAETTPAKPVASEEKNTAPSTQTPAATPTSNSDAKDKDKEKDKAPAVPYKSPWKGKLDGELLGTLLLTPEHQDSIKKSPNLWITDNLRFGIQIRPRFENFNNQDFDKSTSDSKNYVTQNSQFWTLLDINESFAVKLTIQDTRLYGQYKDPSGTGYGPTSFTNSIGTAYAPGSQIPVKNNTDVREAYVIWKDFLPYTKMYLGRQVFSYGDSRIIGARNDSQIGNSFDGVRVAFDTKTWSTHAGYTVLAEESNGPNGFVTANSQKVSGASALNDTYLAFLYNTWKPSEELVVDLYEIGVIKKYNTTTASGPLVDPNLRTNGRDNLFTTGIRLSNRTASGRSLPAGKSWDWGVEYAAQTGSTGQTINASWDTLNTTIGSGANKHAAYKETVQHDASFFLAQTGYNYKGFRVGVQFARASGDPNRTDGKSATWDPLFATRSGGFPYFDSGNGIANAAFWANVRTSSIHLQYYDDTWGRFIFAIYDIRKDKVQDAWYDGNRNAVTGTTGYDANGNFVANKTVTGSTENAANNPFLKNWQPGHRLLLEYDLIYIKKINDYFSIWAGATVLYAGDAIKNQKQFNFDRNSTYFSLTLQFAI; this is encoded by the coding sequence TTGGGAACCCTTTGGGCCCAAGATGCAGCACCTCCTAAGCAAGAGACAGTGACTCAGGCGGAGACTACTCCAGCCAAGCCGGTCGCTTCGGAGGAAAAAAACACTGCTCCTTCTACCCAGACTCCTGCTGCAACTCCGACTAGTAATTCGGATGCTAAGGACAAAGATAAGGAGAAGGATAAAGCTCCTGCTGTTCCTTATAAAAGTCCTTGGAAGGGTAAGTTAGATGGGGAATTACTCGGGACTTTACTTTTAACTCCTGAACACCAGGATTCGATTAAAAAAAGTCCAAATCTTTGGATCACTGATAATCTTCGTTTCGGTATTCAGATCCGTCCTAGATTCGAAAATTTTAATAACCAAGACTTTGACAAATCCACAAGTGATTCCAAGAACTACGTTACGCAAAACAGCCAGTTCTGGACACTCTTAGATATCAACGAATCCTTCGCGGTAAAATTGACCATCCAAGACACTCGTTTGTATGGACAATATAAAGACCCAAGTGGGACTGGATACGGTCCAACTTCTTTCACAAATTCTATCGGGACTGCATACGCTCCGGGAAGCCAAATCCCGGTAAAAAATAATACGGATGTGCGGGAAGCTTATGTGATCTGGAAAGATTTTCTTCCTTATACAAAAATGTATTTAGGTCGTCAGGTTTTCTCTTATGGGGATTCCAGGATCATCGGTGCTCGTAACGATAGTCAGATCGGTAACTCTTTCGATGGGGTAAGAGTTGCATTCGATACTAAGACTTGGTCTACTCATGCAGGTTATACCGTTCTTGCAGAAGAGAGTAATGGCCCGAACGGATTTGTAACTGCGAATAGCCAGAAAGTCAGCGGAGCAAGCGCGCTGAATGATACTTATCTTGCATTCTTATACAATACTTGGAAACCTTCCGAAGAGTTAGTGGTAGATCTGTATGAGATCGGTGTTATCAAAAAGTACAATACTACTACCGCTTCCGGTCCACTTGTGGATCCGAATCTAAGAACAAACGGTAGAGATAATCTATTCACTACCGGTATTCGTCTGAGCAATAGAACCGCTTCCGGTAGAAGTCTTCCTGCAGGAAAATCCTGGGACTGGGGTGTAGAATATGCGGCCCAAACAGGAAGCACCGGTCAGACAATAAACGCTTCTTGGGATACTCTGAATACTACCATCGGATCCGGTGCGAACAAACATGCTGCCTACAAGGAAACTGTTCAGCATGACGCTTCCTTCTTTTTGGCTCAAACAGGTTATAACTATAAAGGTTTCCGTGTGGGAGTCCAATTTGCAAGAGCCTCCGGTGACCCGAACAGAACCGACGGAAAATCCGCAACTTGGGATCCACTATTTGCTACAAGATCCGGTGGATTCCCTTATTTTGACTCAGGGAACGGTATTGCAAACGCTGCCTTCTGGGCGAACGTAAGAACTTCTTCCATTCATCTACAATACTATGATGATACTTGGGGAAGATTCATTTTCGCAATTTATGATATTCGCAAGGATAAGGTCCAAGACGCATGGTATGACGGTAATAGGAACGCAGTTACTGGAACAACCGGATACGATGCGAACGGTAATTTTGTTGCGAACAAAACTGTTACAGGAAGTACCGAAAACGCTGCCAATAATCCTTTCCTGAAAAATTGGCAACCTGGGCACAGACTTTTACTGGAATATGATCTGATTTATATCAAGAAGATCAATGACTACTTCTCCATCTGGGCAGGAGCCACTGTCCTTTACGCGGGAGACGCGATCAAAAACCAAAAACAATTCAATTTCGATCGAAATAGTACCTATTTCTCACTCACTCTTCAGTTCGCCATCTGA
- the pcnB gene encoding polynucleotide adenylyltransferase PcnB: MKFLSNLFKKKIGSVDDILIYPEGRRFYRDSHPIRKTMIDEDAVKIIHRLHKFGYKAYIVGGGVRDLLLGRKPKDFDVVTNATPNQIKKIFNNCRIIGRRFKIVHILFKGKVIEVSTFRSLPEHRFEKHVEDQDYLIKRDNKFGTPQEDAARRDFTINALYYDIRNDSIVDYVGGYEDIQSRQLRVIGNPDISFREDPVRMLRAVKFAVLLGLKIDKGTSKSIKKNVHELEKASSSRMLEEYNKIFRTWRTSLIFQGMAQNSLLEVLLKEAFERERKKNPDFGEKFLETRVGKRLAIADKLLSEREELTPQIFYALLFSDLAEESLTKKSGGHLVASLKLALEPIFQRLGTPKKDKERLIKVFASQERFTHIEDDKASQNNFFRKKDFFYDAFYVYKINAIADNNDKALQSAFFWEISLRKRPVLPNSIGGGGGGRREGGQQGGRPNRNRKEREGGGGRFKDRNRKGGRQNGEQSKQQPEASSENSDYNESD, encoded by the coding sequence ATGAAATTTCTGTCCAATCTCTTCAAGAAAAAAATAGGATCCGTCGACGACATTCTTATTTATCCGGAGGGACGGAGGTTCTATCGGGATTCTCATCCGATCCGTAAGACAATGATCGACGAGGATGCGGTAAAGATCATCCACCGTCTCCACAAATTCGGATACAAGGCCTATATCGTGGGTGGGGGAGTTCGTGACCTTCTTTTGGGACGCAAACCGAAAGATTTCGACGTGGTCACCAACGCGACTCCGAATCAAATTAAAAAAATCTTTAATAACTGCCGTATCATCGGTCGTAGATTTAAGATCGTTCATATTCTTTTTAAGGGAAAGGTGATCGAGGTCAGTACTTTTCGTTCTCTTCCGGAACATCGTTTCGAAAAACATGTAGAGGATCAGGACTATCTGATCAAACGAGATAACAAATTCGGTACTCCGCAGGAAGACGCTGCCAGAAGAGACTTCACGATCAACGCGTTATACTATGATATCCGCAATGATTCCATCGTGGATTATGTGGGCGGATATGAAGATATCCAAAGCAGACAACTCAGAGTGATCGGAAATCCGGATATTTCTTTTAGAGAAGATCCTGTGAGAATGTTGCGTGCAGTAAAATTTGCCGTGCTGCTTGGTCTTAAAATAGATAAGGGAACTTCCAAATCTATCAAGAAGAATGTACACGAGCTGGAAAAAGCCTCCTCTTCCCGTATGTTGGAAGAATATAATAAAATTTTCCGCACCTGGAGAACTTCCCTTATTTTCCAGGGAATGGCCCAAAATTCTCTTTTAGAAGTTTTACTCAAAGAAGCATTCGAGAGAGAACGCAAAAAAAATCCGGACTTCGGAGAGAAGTTTTTGGAAACCAGAGTAGGGAAACGTTTGGCGATCGCAGACAAACTTCTTTCCGAAAGAGAGGAGCTTACTCCTCAGATATTTTATGCACTTTTATTTTCCGATCTTGCAGAAGAGTCTTTAACTAAGAAGAGCGGGGGGCATTTAGTTGCTTCTTTGAAACTCGCTTTGGAGCCGATTTTCCAAAGATTAGGAACTCCTAAAAAAGATAAGGAAAGACTGATCAAGGTATTTGCGTCTCAGGAAAGATTTACTCATATAGAAGACGATAAAGCCTCTCAGAACAATTTTTTCCGTAAGAAAGACTTCTTCTACGACGCGTTTTACGTTTATAAGATCAATGCGATCGCGGACAATAATGATAAGGCTCTACAGTCTGCATTCTTCTGGGAAATTTCACTTCGCAAAAGACCTGTTCTACCGAATAGTATCGGAGGCGGAGGCGGAGGAAGAAGAGAAGGCGGACAACAGGGTGGACGTCCGAACCGAAACCGTAAAGAAAGAGAAGGCGGCGGCGGTCGATTCAAAGATCGTAACAGAAAGGGCGGCCGTCAAAACGGGGAACAGTCCAAACAACAGCCGGAAGCGAGTTCCGAAAATTCCGATTATAACGAATCGGATTGA
- a CDS encoding M23 family metallopeptidase, which yields MNNEAKFEDRPRAAERLKIKYLRLRSSWLKIKEKGSRKISFLLVPHDHEAVLNVELSVFMAAFLGVLSVLLFLLASAFVVYMNFFFVPNRELIRETDNNVGLFLYYNSLLKDAKKEISGLEKKTEQLNLVAWEEVPWKRILTFDYVPEFSLKKNVPESSTNMDLYSDTVEGFAERNIELYKIKHAFQNAFDYLEERESILYAMPRGRPLKPGVGFVTSTFGGRVDPFGLVEMGEFHSGIDFAAGEGIPIYATAPGVIEDNGQSAGGLGKSIRINHLNGFYTVYGHCSVVFVEKGQIVTRGQHIGNVGSTGKATGPHVHYEVHIGYDPPMDPAEFVNME from the coding sequence ATGAACAACGAGGCAAAGTTCGAAGACCGCCCCAGAGCCGCAGAAAGGCTGAAGATCAAGTATCTTCGTTTACGTTCTTCCTGGCTAAAAATCAAAGAAAAAGGCTCTCGCAAAATTTCTTTCCTACTCGTACCTCACGATCACGAAGCTGTGCTGAATGTGGAGCTTAGCGTTTTTATGGCCGCGTTTTTAGGAGTGCTTTCCGTCCTACTTTTTCTACTCGCGAGTGCATTCGTGGTCTATATGAACTTCTTCTTTGTACCGAATCGTGAGTTGATCCGAGAGACCGACAATAATGTCGGGCTGTTTCTTTATTATAACTCTCTTCTAAAAGACGCTAAGAAAGAAATTTCCGGATTAGAAAAAAAGACGGAACAGTTAAACCTAGTCGCCTGGGAAGAAGTTCCCTGGAAAAGAATTCTCACCTTCGATTATGTACCTGAGTTCAGCTTAAAGAAAAATGTTCCGGAATCTTCGACTAACATGGATCTATATTCGGATACTGTGGAAGGTTTTGCAGAAAGAAATATTGAATTATACAAGATCAAACATGCCTTCCAAAACGCATTCGATTATTTGGAAGAAAGAGAATCCATTCTATACGCGATGCCAAGAGGCCGTCCTTTAAAACCCGGAGTAGGATTTGTGACTTCTACTTTCGGAGGAAGGGTGGATCCATTCGGTCTAGTGGAGATGGGAGAGTTCCACTCAGGCATAGACTTTGCTGCAGGCGAAGGAATTCCTATTTATGCGACGGCTCCAGGTGTGATAGAAGATAATGGACAGTCCGCAGGTGGACTCGGAAAAAGTATTCGTATCAATCACTTGAACGGATTTTATACAGTGTATGGACACTGTTCCGTAGTCTTTGTAGAAAAAGGACAGATTGTCACAAGAGGCCAGCATATAGGCAATGTAGGTTCCACAGGAAAGGCCACAGGCCCTCACGTACATTACGAGGTCCATATAGGTTACGATCCTCCTATGGATCCTGCAGAATTCGTAAATATGGAATAA
- a CDS encoding prolipoprotein diacylglyceryl transferase — translation MYKVIDIPGLVPFVQKYISSGWEGISTFSILVVIAFLAASYLLPKELERRNLEPSHADWLLILGVFGTFVGAKVFFIFEIWDQIFVDTPGFDGKYLYPLTHADGFPGRPGLWSSLFSGSGLVFYGGFLFGILFISLYMIQNKLDVKSYLDATIPSMALGYAIGRLGCFVSGDGCYGFATHQHIPLLTFTYWPTSAVPSGVPVWNTPVMEAFVSFLFFIYFQKWARFQNFKKFSLGAQYLILHGLARLAIEFLRVNKAVIPFFDPPVQSNIPGATGETTTFLNGYYWHGFSQSQYVSIAIILVGIYFLVKWKLWEKEPVPA, via the coding sequence ATGTATAAAGTCATAGATATTCCCGGACTAGTACCTTTCGTCCAGAAATACATCAGCAGCGGTTGGGAAGGAATTTCCACATTCAGCATTTTAGTAGTCATCGCATTTTTAGCGGCTTCCTATCTCCTGCCAAAAGAACTAGAAAGAAGAAACTTAGAACCGTCTCATGCAGATTGGCTTTTGATCTTAGGGGTTTTTGGAACATTCGTAGGCGCTAAGGTATTTTTTATCTTCGAGATCTGGGACCAAATATTCGTAGATACCCCGGGATTTGACGGAAAGTATCTATATCCACTCACCCACGCCGATGGTTTCCCAGGTCGTCCAGGACTTTGGTCCAGCTTATTCTCCGGAAGCGGTTTGGTATTTTACGGAGGATTCCTATTCGGGATACTATTCATTAGCTTATACATGATCCAAAACAAATTGGATGTAAAATCCTACTTGGACGCTACGATTCCAAGCATGGCATTGGGTTATGCGATCGGTAGATTAGGATGTTTTGTTTCCGGAGACGGTTGTTACGGATTTGCGACTCACCAACATATCCCACTTTTAACATTCACCTACTGGCCGACAAGTGCCGTTCCAAGCGGTGTTCCAGTTTGGAATACTCCTGTCATGGAAGCATTCGTATCTTTTCTATTCTTCATCTATTTCCAAAAATGGGCAAGATTCCAAAACTTCAAAAAATTCAGCTTAGGCGCTCAATATTTGATCCTGCATGGACTTGCTAGATTAGCGATTGAATTCTTAAGAGTGAATAAGGCAGTGATCCCATTCTTTGATCCACCGGTTCAATCAAACATTCCGGGAGCAACCGGAGAAACTACTACCTTCTTAAACGGATACTACTGGCATGGATTTTCTCAATCCCAGTACGTATCTATCGCGATCATACTGGTAGGGATTTATTTCTTAGTGAAATGGAAACTCTGGGAGAAGGAGCCGGTCCCGGCTTAA
- a CDS encoding iron-containing alcohol dehydrogenase, with the protein MPILPDWINFSFPTKIHFEVDCGFKMGNFVKNIGNRAVILSTQSELENMDEFSIIKTSLEKHIDGVILYDNIEKEPTLKELDTAAYFARISNANCIIGYGSYESLNTAKLVALLANNDAFAEDVFILKKNLRLKKPIPLILIPTHPVMGLECSPTATVYMDDDRTVRYFANEFLFPEMVIADAKISSFMTSADVAKVGVGILAAAVDSILSKYSNELTNSSSLRAIEIIYKNLVPAIRDPKNLQYKNAIFGASLLVGMSHSSSSLGLCYALSLAASNLTNLDVFQAMSILLPHVMEYNLTSSAGKYVMIAKALDEDITNISVIEAAIKAVEGIRKIYIELKIPQRLSEYEVRKIDLPGIASLASSFPFLDSLPRELPKNEIETILVAAF; encoded by the coding sequence ATGCCGATACTCCCCGACTGGATCAATTTTAGTTTTCCCACCAAAATCCATTTTGAAGTCGATTGCGGCTTTAAAATGGGGAACTTCGTCAAGAACATAGGCAATCGTGCGGTCATTCTTTCCACTCAAAGCGAGTTGGAGAATATGGACGAGTTCTCCATCATCAAAACTTCTCTAGAGAAACATATAGATGGTGTGATCCTCTATGATAATATAGAGAAGGAACCTACATTAAAAGAATTAGATACTGCCGCTTATTTTGCCAGGATCTCCAACGCAAACTGTATCATAGGTTACGGTTCTTACGAAAGTTTAAATACTGCTAAGTTAGTTGCACTTCTCGCAAATAACGACGCTTTCGCAGAAGATGTTTTTATTCTTAAAAAAAATCTTAGGCTTAAAAAACCTATCCCTCTTATCCTAATCCCTACTCATCCGGTGATGGGTCTGGAATGTTCTCCTACTGCTACAGTGTATATGGATGACGATAGAACCGTTCGTTATTTCGCGAATGAGTTCCTTTTCCCCGAGATGGTGATCGCCGACGCTAAGATCAGCAGCTTTATGACTTCTGCGGACGTTGCGAAAGTCGGAGTGGGAATTTTAGCTGCCGCAGTAGATAGTATTCTTTCTAAATATTCAAATGAACTTACGAACTCTTCTTCTTTAAGAGCGATAGAGATCATTTATAAAAACCTTGTGCCTGCGATCAGGGACCCTAAGAATCTGCAGTATAAAAACGCGATCTTTGGTGCAAGTTTACTTGTAGGAATGTCCCATTCTTCTAGTTCATTAGGACTTTGTTATGCACTTTCCTTGGCTGCTTCTAACCTAACGAACTTGGATGTTTTCCAGGCAATGTCCATTCTTCTTCCCCACGTAATGGAATATAACCTCACCTCTTCCGCGGGTAAATATGTGATGATCGCAAAAGCCCTAGACGAGGATATCACCAATATTTCCGTGATCGAGGCAGCCATCAAAGCGGTGGAAGGTATCCGTAAAATTTATATAGAACTTAAGATCCCTCAAAGGCTTTCTGAATACGAAGTTCGTAAGATAGATCTTCCCGGGATCGCAAGTCTTGCTTCTTCTTTTCCTTTCTTGGATTCCCTTCCTAGGGAACTTCCTAAAAACGAGATCGAGACCATTCTAGTCGCAGCGTTTTAA
- a CDS encoding bactofilin family protein, translating into MSEESIDTIIGEDIQFRGKLRFNNALKIKGQFKGTIETTGSLIVGETGRVEADIETGTLEIEGDLKGNISAASKVSVRKTGKLVGDVRTPDLEIESGAKFSGNCIM; encoded by the coding sequence ATGAGCGAAGAATCCATAGACACGATTATCGGGGAAGACATCCAATTCCGAGGCAAACTACGTTTCAATAACGCACTGAAGATCAAGGGCCAATTCAAGGGCACCATTGAGACCACAGGCTCATTGATCGTGGGAGAAACCGGAAGAGTCGAGGCCGATATCGAAACAGGGACCCTGGAAATCGAGGGAGATCTAAAAGGAAATATCAGCGCTGCCTCCAAAGTTTCCGTCCGTAAGACTGGAAAATTAGTCGGAGATGTTCGCACCCCGGATCTTGAGATCGAATCAGGAGCAAAATTCAGCGGAAATTGCATCATGTAA